A single region of the Halobacteriovorax sp. JY17 genome encodes:
- the sfsA gene encoding DNA/RNA nuclease SfsA: MKYNSPTFKGKILKRYKRFLADIVLEQDTPINKKGDIIVAHTANTGSMKTCWGEGWDVLLSYHDNPKRKLKYSLELTHNSKTWIGVNTSLPNKLAVESIENGIIKELQGYETIKPEEKIGKSRIDLYLYSGEKTAPTDQCFVEIKNVTLLGDDQLALFPDSVSERGQKHLLELIELKEQGIRACMLYIVQREDVNLFSPASLIDPKYSELLKLAHAKGVEILVYQCKLSELGVDISHPLDFKL, encoded by the coding sequence ATGAAATATAACTCTCCTACATTTAAAGGAAAAATTCTCAAACGCTACAAACGCTTCCTAGCAGACATAGTACTTGAACAAGATACTCCAATTAATAAGAAAGGAGATATCATAGTGGCCCATACTGCTAATACTGGAAGTATGAAGACCTGCTGGGGTGAAGGGTGGGACGTTCTTCTTAGTTACCATGACAACCCAAAGAGGAAGCTTAAATACAGTCTTGAACTGACTCATAATTCAAAAACTTGGATAGGAGTTAACACTTCTCTTCCCAATAAGCTTGCCGTCGAATCTATTGAAAACGGTATCATCAAAGAACTTCAAGGTTATGAAACTATCAAACCTGAAGAGAAAATTGGAAAGAGTAGAATTGACCTCTACTTATATAGTGGAGAGAAGACTGCTCCTACAGACCAATGCTTTGTGGAAATAAAGAATGTCACCCTTCTCGGAGATGATCAATTGGCGCTATTTCCAGATAGCGTAAGCGAGAGAGGCCAAAAACACTTACTTGAACTTATAGAATTAAAAGAGCAAGGCATTCGTGCTTGCATGCTCTACATTGTTCAGAGGGAGGATGTGAACCTCTTTTCTCCGGCCTCATTAATAGATCCAAAATATAGTGAGCTTCTTAAATTGGCCCATGCCAAAGGTGTCGAAATCCTCGTTTATCAATGTAAATTAAGTGAGTTAGGTGTAGATATTTCTCACCCCCTCGACTTTAAACTCTAA
- a CDS encoding HD domain-containing phosphohydrolase: MKIKSSKVAMKALYICDNKEEWATLNRLFAGNFPKVELICSLNGNDALNHLSYEGPFAIVMIEASIKEESPTKLGQRILETVGERPIIFMGSEVHIKDRVDDDLYNGHPINGIIYTPYDVENFKEVISSTLDWAKQEEFEESIEEIDRDELLPMRIRNFYMFKVVPYDVYLELTQTKFIKIIKRNQPYTHAKIQTYARKNIKNLYLGKNDFIKMLEDGIEKVSAGLSQKGAPLKSIFGNQIRGALIIQQYIRAIGVSDDIQALCSLIIDTTDKTIRKYESPTDVIDQIPFKNGDFAEQAILTSYYCEAILHNLGWKSDLSRKKLGLASLLQDTTLSNEDLIKISGAEDPNLQMFTREEQDEYLTHPIQAAEIARQFQGYSEADFIIAQQHEKPNGTGFPFGVTANKMTAHSCAFILASTYVSRLAISGKKEDDKYRIIDQLKIDYNLGNFKEPLMALEKTIKI; this comes from the coding sequence TTGAAAATTAAATCTTCAAAGGTAGCGATGAAGGCACTTTATATTTGTGATAATAAGGAAGAGTGGGCAACACTAAACCGACTCTTTGCAGGTAACTTTCCAAAAGTTGAACTCATCTGTAGTTTAAATGGAAATGATGCTCTAAACCACCTCTCCTACGAGGGCCCATTTGCTATTGTCATGATTGAGGCCTCTATAAAAGAAGAGAGCCCTACCAAGCTTGGTCAACGAATTCTTGAGACAGTTGGAGAGAGACCTATTATCTTTATGGGATCAGAAGTTCATATTAAAGATAGAGTTGATGATGATCTTTATAATGGGCATCCTATTAATGGTATTATTTATACACCGTATGACGTTGAGAACTTTAAAGAAGTGATTAGCTCGACTCTAGACTGGGCCAAGCAAGAAGAGTTTGAAGAGTCCATTGAAGAGATTGACCGCGATGAACTCCTACCGATGCGTATTAGAAATTTCTATATGTTTAAAGTAGTTCCTTATGATGTTTACTTAGAACTTACTCAGACTAAATTTATAAAAATTATTAAAAGAAATCAGCCCTATACTCATGCAAAAATTCAAACTTACGCAAGAAAGAATATAAAGAATCTCTATCTTGGTAAGAATGATTTTATAAAGATGCTAGAAGATGGGATTGAAAAAGTTTCCGCTGGACTCTCTCAAAAGGGTGCTCCTCTTAAGAGTATTTTTGGAAATCAAATTCGTGGTGCTTTAATTATTCAACAATATATTAGAGCGATTGGCGTGAGTGACGATATTCAAGCACTATGCTCACTTATAATCGATACAACAGATAAGACGATTAGAAAGTATGAATCACCTACTGATGTCATAGATCAAATACCTTTTAAAAATGGAGACTTTGCCGAACAAGCAATTCTCACGTCTTACTACTGCGAAGCTATTCTACATAACCTTGGATGGAAATCAGATCTATCTAGGAAAAAATTAGGACTCGCCTCTCTCTTACAAGATACTACTCTTAGCAATGAAGACTTGATAAAGATCTCTGGTGCGGAAGACCCAAACCTTCAAATGTTCACTAGAGAAGAACAAGATGAGTACCTTACTCACCCTATTCAAGCAGCGGAAATAGCGAGACAATTTCAAGGTTATTCTGAAGCAGACTTCATCATCGCTCAACAGCATGAAAAACCTAATGGAACAGGTTTCCCATTTGGCGTGACTGCAAATAAAATGACTGCTCACTCTTGTGCCTTTATCTTGGCCAGCACATATGTTTCAAGACTTGCAATTAGCGGAAAGAAAGAAGATGACAAGTATAGAATTATTGACCAATTAAAAATAGATTATAATTTAGGAAATTTCAAAGAGCCTTTAATGGCCTTAGAGAAAACGATTAAAATTTAA
- a CDS encoding polysaccharide deacetylase family protein, with amino-acid sequence MIKPILASMSLMLSINSYANEKQFPEGTFVYRPKVDTGFEQYRTKSLRNSNKIVLTFDDGPHRTRTPKLLDLLKRENVLATFFILTKNVNASNIHIVERILKEGHILASHDHDHDNNNGEDEATYREELYNTVAMIESLKRKYNSNQISSFYRFPYGAYGQSKLYHHFNVMKDVSNQIYGENCINFAFWDIDSDDWVAQMTPEQISQNIIAHVKGGTAYKHKVKRTIFGNTKYEIKKYKINSPIGGGVALLHDIHERSIQATEIFIKKAKQMNIEIVPLDEVDEFSYKNKSCQSLI; translated from the coding sequence ATGATTAAGCCGATTTTAGCAAGTATGAGTCTCATGCTTTCAATCAATTCATATGCAAACGAGAAGCAATTCCCAGAGGGAACTTTTGTCTATAGACCTAAGGTAGATACTGGATTTGAACAATATAGAACTAAATCTTTAAGGAACTCAAATAAAATAGTTCTAACTTTTGATGATGGTCCCCACAGAACTAGAACACCAAAACTTCTTGACCTCTTAAAGAGAGAAAATGTTTTGGCCACATTCTTTATTCTTACAAAGAATGTAAATGCTTCAAATATTCATATTGTCGAGAGAATTTTAAAAGAGGGTCATATCTTAGCAAGTCATGATCATGATCACGACAATAATAATGGCGAAGACGAAGCGACTTATAGAGAAGAGCTCTATAACACTGTTGCTATGATAGAGTCCCTAAAAAGAAAGTATAACTCTAATCAGATCTCAAGCTTTTATAGATTTCCTTACGGAGCTTATGGGCAAAGTAAGCTCTACCACCACTTCAATGTAATGAAGGATGTGAGTAACCAGATTTACGGTGAGAATTGTATTAATTTTGCCTTTTGGGATATTGATTCAGATGACTGGGTAGCACAGATGACTCCTGAACAAATCTCTCAAAATATCATTGCTCATGTGAAAGGTGGAACAGCCTATAAGCATAAAGTGAAGAGAACAATATTTGGAAATACGAAGTACGAAATTAAAAAGTATAAAATTAACTCTCCAATTGGTGGAGGAGTTGCCCTACTTCACGACATTCACGAAAGAAGTATACAGGCGACAGAGATTTTCATTAAGAAGGCCAAGCAAATGAATATAGAAATTGTCCCTCTAGATGAGGTGGATGAATTCTCATATAAGAACAAGTCTTGCCAATCATTAATCTAA
- a CDS encoding HD domain-containing phosphohydrolase gives MSQALIISDNEVLNDLYTVNLEVYTGTNVTVKRNCDDAIELLDLHPNIDVVISLCMLEDVDSGAIIYQHLIENDMDIPLIVIGKKSDVPSDVPQVQGCYDFKLLVRTVAKVLEITAKDMAVLNVPEYYPIPIKLFYNVQEVPCDVFFKIKKSMVESEYLKIFFRGDAPSPGVKKYIDEGVHFLYVDSLKRLEMINLASECILTELKRLGSADISDEKKIEVIEQGIEIVANRLFETREVNEEIIKISETCMEAIKSVVSNSPKLENILSLLTANRASYLYSHSIIATYVATHIVRTISWGGDSHIDKINFVFFFHDMFLAPIYTKYPELKYEEEALFNSKLSDEEKETILSHARLAADALMKYPRLPLGADQIILQHHGMTNGQGFAMNYKDDISPLAKVMIIAEAFTEEILKSLDDSDEGKLSKDDIVAQLKSRYMKSTYIKIVETLSEIKF, from the coding sequence ATGAGCCAAGCCTTAATCATTTCAGATAATGAAGTTTTAAACGACCTCTATACAGTGAACCTAGAAGTTTACACTGGTACAAATGTCACAGTAAAAAGAAACTGTGATGACGCCATTGAACTTCTTGATCTTCATCCAAATATTGATGTGGTGATTTCTCTTTGTATGTTGGAAGACGTTGATAGTGGAGCAATTATTTATCAACACTTAATTGAAAATGATATGGATATTCCTCTGATTGTCATTGGAAAGAAAAGTGATGTGCCAAGTGACGTTCCTCAGGTTCAAGGTTGCTATGATTTTAAGCTTCTAGTGAGAACCGTTGCAAAGGTTTTAGAAATTACTGCAAAAGATATGGCAGTCCTAAACGTCCCCGAGTATTACCCAATCCCAATTAAGCTTTTCTACAATGTTCAAGAAGTGCCATGCGATGTTTTCTTTAAGATAAAGAAGTCTATGGTTGAAAGTGAATACTTAAAAATATTCTTTAGAGGTGATGCTCCTTCTCCCGGAGTAAAGAAGTATATAGATGAAGGTGTGCACTTTCTCTATGTAGATTCACTTAAAAGACTAGAGATGATTAATCTCGCAAGTGAATGTATCCTAACAGAGCTTAAGAGGCTTGGTTCAGCAGATATATCTGATGAAAAGAAGATAGAAGTTATTGAACAAGGAATTGAGATCGTTGCGAATAGATTATTTGAAACGAGGGAAGTAAACGAAGAAATAATTAAAATTTCTGAAACTTGTATGGAAGCTATAAAGAGTGTTGTAAGTAATTCTCCAAAGCTTGAAAATATCTTATCTCTTTTAACTGCAAACAGGGCAAGCTACCTCTATTCACACTCTATTATTGCAACTTATGTCGCCACCCATATCGTTCGAACAATATCGTGGGGTGGAGATAGTCATATTGATAAAATTAATTTCGTTTTCTTCTTTCACGATATGTTTCTTGCCCCAATCTATACGAAGTATCCTGAGTTAAAATATGAAGAAGAAGCTCTATTTAATAGTAAACTGAGTGATGAGGAGAAGGAAACTATCCTTAGTCATGCGAGGTTAGCCGCTGATGCTCTAATGAAGTATCCAAGGCTTCCTTTAGGTGCAGATCAAATCATTCTTCAACATCATGGAATGACTAATGGGCAAGGTTTTGCCATGAACTATAAAGATGACATTTCACCTTTGGCGAAAGTGATGATTATTGCAGAAGCATTTACTGAAGAAATTTTAAAGTCTTTAGATGACTCTGATGAAGGGAAATTATCAAAAGATGATATTGTCGCTCAGTTAAAATCTCGCTACATGAAAAGTACTTATATTAAAATTGTTGAAACTCTTTCTGAAATTAAATTTTAA
- a CDS encoding class I SAM-dependent methyltransferase codes for MTEFLENLKYRLELAISGAEVKRVLHGRGGTFPDQDYLNIDYYPPAIFITVFKDVDYSHIINELIKIHGGDRPLIVQERFGRDIKSISLGLELPEVHIVEEHGLKYHVSLKQNQNTGLFLDMKDERSKLMSNSEGKNILNLFSYTCSLSVAAKAGGAKQVVNIDQKKTFLNIGRENHRLNNCDDGVVYKSWDVLKSINQIGKFGPFDKIICDPPSNQGKSFFYKKDYEKIIRRMGSFLKVGGEFVACLNTPFEETSFLRDLFKSEGGKWELVQESFSASEYEELNKQNGLKMCTYRRCE; via the coding sequence ATGACTGAATTTCTAGAGAATTTAAAATATAGACTTGAATTGGCAATTAGCGGCGCTGAGGTCAAGAGAGTCCTACATGGGAGAGGTGGAACTTTTCCAGATCAGGACTATTTGAATATTGATTACTATCCTCCTGCAATATTTATAACGGTATTTAAAGATGTAGACTACTCTCACATTATTAATGAATTAATTAAGATTCACGGAGGAGATAGGCCCCTAATTGTTCAAGAAAGGTTTGGAAGAGATATTAAATCTATTTCTCTAGGGCTTGAGTTACCTGAAGTACATATAGTTGAAGAGCATGGCCTAAAGTATCACGTTAGCTTAAAGCAAAATCAAAATACAGGTCTCTTCTTAGATATGAAAGATGAGCGCTCTAAATTAATGAGTAACTCTGAAGGGAAGAATATTCTAAATCTCTTTAGTTACACATGCTCTCTATCGGTTGCTGCTAAAGCAGGTGGGGCTAAACAAGTTGTTAATATTGATCAAAAGAAGACTTTCTTAAATATTGGTCGCGAAAACCACCGTTTAAATAACTGCGATGATGGAGTTGTTTATAAGAGCTGGGATGTCTTAAAATCTATTAATCAAATTGGAAAATTTGGTCCCTTTGACAAAATTATCTGTGATCCTCCTTCTAACCAAGGAAAGAGTTTCTTTTATAAGAAAGATTACGAAAAGATTATTCGTAGAATGGGGAGCTTTCTCAAAGTAGGTGGAGAGTTTGTTGCTTGTTTAAATACTCCATTTGAGGAGACTTCTTTCTTAAGAGATTTGTTTAAGAGTGAAGGGGGAAAGTGGGAACTCGTCCAAGAGAGTTTTTCTGCAAGTGAATACGAAGAGTTAAATAAGCAAAATGGCCTAAAAATGTGTACCTATAGAAGGTGTGAGTGA
- a CDS encoding MerR family transcriptional regulator → MYNIQLASSLSGINVHNLRAWERRYSAVSPRRDEVGRRLYSRENIEKLFLLNQLVKEGTAIRHIAEKSNEELVSLVEERGLVSDLDFEQSNSEKEEIELTFKAMVMALNFKKFDIVSHELGKAIDQYDLNKVVFDILIPFLYDLREKLEKHKITAEEKHTLITLTKYFLRRKIYQNNSSITRNSVVIATPAGDSYELQALIASLLLSNHGRQVVYLGANVEARTIVDTVEATGVENILVWGSCLWDEKRGGELGAYFNSLHELAPKGTNIAVACNGKAPFEFFTTNTGVKVLPTFEKLAQDLEAKKIF, encoded by the coding sequence ATGTATAACATTCAATTGGCCTCATCACTAAGCGGAATTAATGTTCATAACTTACGAGCTTGGGAAAGAAGATATAGTGCAGTTTCACCGAGAAGAGATGAAGTTGGACGTAGACTTTACTCTAGAGAAAATATAGAGAAATTATTTCTTTTAAATCAATTAGTAAAAGAAGGGACTGCGATTAGGCATATTGCAGAAAAGTCTAATGAGGAGTTAGTCTCTTTAGTAGAAGAGAGAGGTCTCGTTTCTGATCTAGACTTTGAGCAATCTAATTCTGAGAAAGAAGAAATAGAGCTTACATTTAAGGCCATGGTAATGGCACTTAATTTTAAAAAGTTCGATATTGTTTCACATGAGTTAGGTAAGGCAATTGATCAATATGATTTAAATAAAGTTGTCTTTGATATTCTAATTCCCTTTCTTTACGACCTTCGTGAGAAGCTTGAGAAGCATAAAATTACTGCTGAAGAAAAGCATACTCTAATTACTTTAACGAAGTACTTTCTAAGACGTAAGATTTACCAGAATAATTCGAGTATTACTCGAAATAGTGTTGTTATTGCAACACCAGCTGGTGATAGCTATGAGCTTCAAGCTTTAATAGCATCGCTCTTATTGAGTAATCATGGAAGACAGGTCGTCTACCTTGGAGCAAATGTAGAAGCGAGAACTATTGTCGATACAGTTGAAGCAACTGGAGTTGAAAATATTCTTGTTTGGGGATCATGTCTTTGGGATGAGAAAAGGGGAGGAGAGCTAGGAGCTTATTTTAATTCTCTTCACGAACTTGCTCCTAAGGGAACGAATATAGCTGTCGCCTGTAATGGGAAAGCCCCATTTGAGTTTTTTACGACAAATACTGGAGTGAAAGTTCTTCCAACATTTGAGAAACTAGCTCAAGACTTAGAAGCAAAGAAAATCTTCTAG
- a CDS encoding ATP-binding protein, whose protein sequence is MKLLNVIREINKILLNSPEPSLALERSMQLLATELEIDSLCIDENALNENSNRIYVESYYEWYSSEDTVRVDKDLLSSFSYEDIYEFFTNTLAIGKPLFGNIGDRPNQKSQIGDFFKENNLKSYFIAPIFFNSIHWGNLSLLDYRSPREWSEVENELMLITGQLSFFLKDQEFKKNFGQELCTSHSVKMATLGEMASGIAHEINNPLFVINGYASKIDSSIERGILDVHELKNISSMIQRHCKRVTSIISGLRMISRKSKLDELEVKNFKEVVESTIDISKERIRLANINFVNRMEEGSDIPIECHPEQISQVIVNLLNNSYDSISNRECEKWIEVDMRELDDRVIFSLTDSGERVSNDVARKMMQPFYTTKDSGKGTGLGLSISKEIIMKHGGNFYLDNHCENMRFIIELPKLSYE, encoded by the coding sequence ATGAAATTATTAAATGTTATTAGGGAAATTAATAAGATTCTTTTAAATTCACCAGAGCCAAGTTTGGCCCTTGAAAGAAGCATGCAACTTCTAGCAACGGAGTTAGAAATTGATAGCCTGTGTATTGATGAGAACGCCTTAAATGAGAACAGTAATAGAATCTATGTTGAAAGCTACTATGAGTGGTACTCAAGTGAAGATACCGTTCGAGTAGATAAAGACCTTCTCTCTTCTTTCTCTTATGAAGATATTTATGAATTCTTTACCAATACCCTCGCTATTGGAAAACCTTTATTTGGTAATATAGGAGATCGTCCTAACCAGAAAAGTCAAATTGGAGACTTCTTTAAAGAAAATAATTTGAAGTCCTACTTCATTGCTCCTATCTTCTTTAACTCAATTCATTGGGGAAATTTATCACTTCTAGATTATCGTAGCCCTAGAGAGTGGAGTGAAGTAGAAAATGAGTTGATGCTTATAACGGGACAATTAAGCTTCTTCTTGAAAGATCAAGAGTTTAAGAAAAATTTTGGGCAGGAATTATGTACGAGTCATTCTGTGAAAATGGCGACTCTTGGAGAAATGGCGTCAGGAATTGCCCATGAAATAAATAATCCTCTTTTTGTTATAAATGGTTACGCTTCTAAAATTGATTCTTCAATTGAGAGAGGAATTTTAGATGTTCATGAACTAAAAAATATATCATCGATGATTCAGAGGCATTGCAAGAGAGTTACAAGTATCATTTCTGGTTTAAGGATGATTTCAAGGAAATCAAAGTTAGATGAATTGGAAGTAAAAAACTTTAAAGAAGTAGTAGAATCTACAATTGATATTTCTAAAGAGAGAATACGTCTCGCCAATATTAATTTTGTGAATAGAATGGAGGAGGGGAGTGATATTCCTATTGAGTGTCACCCCGAGCAAATCTCTCAAGTGATAGTTAATCTCTTAAATAACTCTTATGACTCTATTTCTAATCGTGAATGTGAGAAATGGATTGAAGTTGATATGAGGGAACTAGATGATAGAGTAATTTTTTCTCTCACTGATTCTGGAGAAAGAGTTTCAAATGATGTTGCAAGAAAGATGATGCAGCCCTTTTATACCACTAAGGATTCAGGAAAAGGAACTGGGTTGGGACTTAGTATTTCAAAAGAAATTATTATGAAGCACGGTGGAAATTTCTACTTAGATAATCACTGTGAGAATATGCGCTTTATTATTGAACTGCCAAAACTAAGCTACGAATAA
- a CDS encoding MMPL family transporter, whose product MSYSKKITHFTLTRPWTSFLLGLVILFSLIPGLLRVESDFSYRIWFRDSEPLIKRYDNFQAKFGNDDLINIIVHSPDGIFDKSSIDLVQKLTDELWKVSDVISVDSLTNYQWTSASEDELIIEDFISEDHSLETLLEKKKLALNDKTLPDYLINREATVTNIYAKIKPHFDGAPDDKFIIAQTREMIKKIKETLPQGDTHKIYTNGSLDINNTFREVSEHDVATIFPIVFLIIILFLIYVFRTLIGVALPLFIITVTTLATFGLAGYLGIKFNNLIAMVPTILIAIAIADSVHILVSYFQFRSSGENERDATRKAFEKNFKPTLLTSISTAIGFFSCTTSDLIPLRDLGILAGFGTLFAWLFTVLFMTPILSKLKVNYKRKSIENSNSSHLATATKLINIIDKYKYLVLIGTLVSSFFLAYLGYKNEVNSNPYTYFTETVPLRVSNDFTLKNLGGFYGPQVVINSGEKDGIKSPDFLKKVDQFQNWLEEKEYISRVTSIVEVVKAMNKSMHADQESYYRIPDNRKTIAELLFLYSMSLPQGKDLKDRMTIEKDSLRMAILWTLQGSKESLAKMKMIEEKASDFGLDAVVTGKIPIYQNMTTFVVKSFFSSIALALIGISLLLIFIFKSIKLGLISMIPNVVPLAIGAGLMKILNTPIDVGTALVSSVCLGIVVDDTIHFLNSFNTLKQSGLDTKEALSRVLASTGPALIWTTLILAVGFGALIIAEFTPNMNFGLFTAIVLLVALVIDLIFLPALLLVGRK is encoded by the coding sequence TTGAGTTATTCAAAGAAGATCACCCACTTTACTTTAACTAGACCTTGGACTTCATTCCTTCTTGGTCTAGTTATTCTATTTTCTCTCATACCTGGTCTACTTCGTGTTGAGTCTGATTTTAGCTATAGGATTTGGTTTCGGGATTCCGAACCATTAATTAAGCGCTATGATAATTTTCAAGCTAAGTTTGGTAATGATGATTTAATAAATATAATCGTTCACTCCCCCGACGGAATTTTCGACAAGAGCTCAATTGATCTCGTTCAAAAACTAACTGATGAATTATGGAAAGTTAGTGACGTCATCTCTGTTGACTCCTTAACCAATTATCAATGGACCTCAGCGAGTGAAGATGAACTTATTATAGAAGACTTTATAAGTGAAGATCACTCTCTCGAAACTTTACTAGAGAAAAAGAAGCTCGCTCTTAATGATAAGACCCTCCCCGACTACTTAATTAATAGAGAAGCAACTGTAACTAATATCTATGCAAAAATAAAACCTCACTTTGATGGAGCTCCTGATGACAAGTTCATCATTGCCCAAACCAGAGAAATGATTAAGAAAATCAAAGAAACTCTCCCACAAGGTGACACTCATAAAATTTATACCAACGGCTCTCTTGATATTAATAATACATTCAGAGAAGTTTCTGAACATGATGTTGCCACAATTTTTCCGATAGTCTTTCTCATTATAATTCTATTTCTCATTTATGTTTTTAGAACATTGATTGGAGTCGCCCTCCCTCTTTTTATTATTACTGTTACAACTCTTGCGACCTTTGGTCTGGCCGGATACTTAGGAATAAAATTTAATAATCTCATTGCCATGGTTCCAACAATTCTCATTGCAATTGCCATTGCTGATAGTGTCCATATTCTAGTGAGCTATTTTCAATTTAGATCTAGTGGCGAAAATGAAAGAGATGCGACCAGAAAAGCATTCGAAAAAAATTTCAAACCAACTCTCTTAACTTCTATCTCGACGGCCATAGGATTCTTTAGCTGCACAACTTCTGATCTTATTCCCCTGAGAGACTTAGGAATCCTCGCTGGATTTGGGACTTTATTTGCTTGGCTCTTCACTGTTTTATTTATGACACCAATTCTTTCAAAGCTAAAAGTCAATTACAAGAGAAAGAGTATAGAAAATTCAAATAGTTCTCATCTAGCAACTGCAACAAAGCTAATTAATATTATAGACAAGTATAAGTATCTCGTTCTTATCGGAACTTTAGTTTCTTCATTTTTCTTAGCCTACTTAGGATATAAGAATGAAGTAAACTCAAATCCTTATACTTACTTTACAGAAACTGTACCCCTAAGAGTTTCAAACGACTTTACTTTGAAAAACTTAGGTGGATTTTACGGTCCACAAGTTGTCATTAACTCAGGTGAGAAAGATGGTATTAAAAGTCCAGACTTTCTAAAGAAAGTTGATCAATTCCAAAATTGGCTAGAGGAAAAGGAATATATTTCAAGAGTGACTTCTATTGTTGAAGTTGTAAAGGCCATGAATAAGTCTATGCATGCAGATCAAGAGAGCTACTACCGAATTCCCGACAATAGAAAGACAATTGCAGAGCTTCTCTTTCTCTACTCCATGAGTCTTCCTCAAGGTAAAGATTTAAAGGATAGAATGACTATTGAAAAAGATTCACTTCGAATGGCCATACTATGGACCTTACAGGGTTCAAAAGAGTCTCTTGCAAAAATGAAAATGATTGAAGAAAAAGCTTCTGATTTTGGATTAGATGCTGTTGTCACGGGGAAAATTCCAATTTATCAAAATATGACAACTTTTGTAGTTAAGTCATTCTTTTCATCCATTGCTCTAGCTCTTATTGGTATCTCACTACTGCTCATATTTATTTTTAAGTCTATAAAGCTTGGACTAATTTCAATGATTCCAAATGTTGTCCCCCTTGCCATTGGAGCAGGGCTAATGAAAATACTCAACACTCCTATTGATGTAGGAACAGCTCTTGTGAGTTCTGTCTGCTTAGGAATTGTTGTTGATGATACTATTCACTTTCTCAATAGTTTTAATACTCTTAAACAAAGTGGACTTGATACAAAAGAAGCTCTCTCAAGAGTCCTTGCCTCTACAGGGCCTGCGCTAATTTGGACAACCCTAATTCTTGCAGTAGGATTTGGAGCGTTGATTATAGCTGAGTTTACTCCAAATATGAATTTTGGCCTCTTTACTGCAATTGTTCTACTTGTTGCGCTCGTAATTGATCTTATCTTCTTACCTGCGCTACTTCTAGTCGGACGAAAGTAG